From the Diospyros lotus cultivar Yz01 chromosome 13, ASM1463336v1, whole genome shotgun sequence genome, one window contains:
- the LOC127789139 gene encoding hydroxyproline O-galactosyltransferase GALT6-like, with protein sequence MKRTKLESLVSVSRQRSIQVLIGLLFLYLLLMSLEIPLVLKAGLGFGSGEDEPTTYLRSQPIREQLAQGEAPNVDSFRFQARRSRSRSHRTSENRHVSGLVFDESAYVNASEDEFSELHKMARHAFNVGKNLWKEISSGKLRSELESKAENVSDSCKHSISMSGHEFREHGQLMVIPCGLTLGSHITVVGKPHWAHPEQDPKIALLREGDESLMVSQFMMELQGLKTVDGEDPPRILHFNPRLKGDFSGRPVIEQNTCYRMQWGSAMRCEGWKSRADEETVDGQVKCEKWIRDDDNHSEESKTIWWLKRLIGRTTKVTVDWPYPFVEDKLFVLTLGAGLEGYHVNVDGRHVTSFPYRTGFTLEDATGLTVKGDVDVHSIFAASLPTSHPSFDPQRHLEMLTKWQAPPLPHGHAELFIGILSAGNHFAERMAVRKSWMQHPLVKTLIVIARFFVALHGRNEINVELMKEAEFFGDIVIVPYMDNYDLVVLKTVAICEYGVREVAANYIMKCDDDTFVRIDAVIKEVMKVRSGGSLYVGNMNYYHKPLRYGKWAVTYEEWPEEAYPTYANGPGYVVSSDIAQYIVSEFEKHNLRLFKMEDVSMGMWVEQFNSSKSVEYLHNVKFCQFGCIDDYFTAHYQSPRQMICLWDKLKFHGRAQCCNMR encoded by the exons ATGAAAAGGACGAAGCTTGAGTCGTTGGTGTCGGTGAGCCGACAAAGATCGATTCAGGTCCTGATTGGCCTATTGTTTCTGTATCTGTTGTTGATGAGCTTAGAAATCCCATTGGTGCTGAAAGCTGGGCTAGGGTTTGGATCGGGAGAGGACGAGCCAACTACGTATCTCAGGAGCCAGCCAATCAGGGAACAGTTGGCGCAAGGAGAAGCGCCAAATGTCGATTCGTTTAGGTTTCAGGCGAgacgctctcgctctcgctctcacCGGACGTCGGAGAACAGACATGTGTCCGGCTTGGTATTTGACGAAAGCGCGTACGTTAATGCCAGTGAAGATGAGTTCTCGGAGCTTCACAAGATGGCAAGGCACGCTTTCAACGTGGGCAAGAACCTCTGGAAGGAGATTTCATCGGGGAAACTCCGAAGTGAATTGGAAAGCAAGGCGGAGAATGTGTCTGACTCGTGCAAGCACTCGATTTCGATGTCGGGGCATGAGTTTCGGGAGCACGGTCAGCTTATGGTGATCCCGTGCGGGCTGACGCTGGGATCGCACATTACAGTCGTTGGGAAGCCACATTGGGCACACCCGGAGCAGGACCCGAAGATAGCATTGCTGAGAGAAGGGGATGAGAGTTTGATGGTGTCTCAGTTTATGATGGAGTTGCAGGGGCTGAAGACGGTGGATGGGGAGGACCCGCCGAGGATTCTGCATTTCAATCCAAGGTTGAAAGGGGATTTTAGTGGGAGGCCGGTAATCGAGCAGAATACGTGTTATAGGATGCAATGGGGGTCTGCAATGAGGTGTGAAGGGTGGAAGTCTAGGGCGGATGAAGAAACTG TGGATGGACAggtaaaatgtgaaaaatggaTTCGTGATGATGACAATCACTCAGAAGAGTCAAAAACTATATGGTGGTTGAAAAGGCTGATAGGGAGAACAACAAAAGTGACTGTGGACTGGCCATACCCATTTGTAGAGGACAAGTTATTTGTTCTTACACTAGGTGCTGGCCTGGAAGGCTATCATGTCAATGTAGATGGAAGGCATGTCACTTCTTTTCCTTATCGCACT GGATTCACACTTGAGGATGCAACGGGTTTAACTGTAAAAGGGGATGTTGATGTCCATTCTATATTCGCTGCCTCCTTGCCAACATCACATCCAAGTTTTGATCCACAGAGGCATCTGGAGATGCTGACTAAATGGCAGGCCCCACCTCTTCCTCATGGGCATGCAGAACTTTTCATTGGCATTCTTTCTGCAGGCAATCACTTTGCTGAGAGAATGGCTGTGAGGAAGTCCTGGATGCAGCACCCACTTGTCAAAACTTTAATAGTCATAGCTCGGTTTTTTGTGGCTCTG CATGGTAGAAACGAGATAAATGTAGAGCTAATGAAAGAAGCAGAATTTTTTGGTGATATTGTCATCGTGCCATACATGGACAATTATGACCTTGTTGTACTGAAGACTGTTGCAATCTGTGAATATGGG GTCCGTGAAGTGGCAGCAAACTATATTATGAAGTGTGATGATGATACGTTTGTAAGGATAGATGCTGTGATTAAAGAGGTGATGAAAGTCCGCAGTGGTGGAAGCCTATATGTGGGGAACATGAATTACTACCACAAGCCCCTACGTTATGGTAAATGGGCAGTAACTTATGAG GAATGGCCAGAAGAAGCTTATCCGACCTATGCAAATGGCCCTGGTTACGTTGTGTCATCTGACATTGCTCAGTACATTGTATCTGAGTTTGAAAAGCATAATTTGAGA TTGTTCAAGATGGAAGATGTGAGCATGGGGATGTGGGTGGAGCAGTTCAACAGTTCCAAGTCGGTCGAGTATTTGCACAATGTGAAGTTTTGCCAGTTTGGGTGCATCGACGATTATTTCACGGCACATTACCAGTCTCCTAGACAGATGATCTGTTTGTGGGACAAATTGAAATTCCATGGAAGAGCCCAGTGCTGCAACATGAGATGA
- the LOC127788891 gene encoding wall-associated receptor kinase 3, translating into MKLRASSMAAIFTISLILVPYCVSSQTCRKTCGKQPLQYPFGSAAGCGDPRFQKYITCSQDQLTLSTHSGCYPVTSIDYPNQVLYITDPSMSTCSCTNPSKGFGLDWDAPFSFADSTIFALLGCSATSSVYSSGGSAAPRCDPTGAPVCNLLNSCQAVSLVETPVSSCCVYTPVDLGPAFEMDLQKLQCSSYAGIYGFDGKNDDPRTWNYGLALKYKFNFNNDYPGMCASCERSNGVCGYSGNDNSFLCNCPSGLNMTTECFFAASWSNSLVLLPWQAGTWLMCGLAWFMVML; encoded by the exons ATGAAGCTCAGAGCTTCTTCCATGGCTGCCATCTTCACCATTTCTCTCATCCTTGTCCCCTACTGTGTCTCCTCCCAGACCTGCCGCAAAACCTGCGGCAAACAGCCGCTGCAATACCCATTCGGCTCCGCCGCCGGCTGCGGCGACCCACGCTTCCAAAAATATATAACTTGCAGCCAGGACCAGCTCACCTTGTCTACCCATTCCGGCTGCTACCCG GTGACCTCCATTGATTACCCAAATCAAGTTCTCTACATCACTGATCCATCAATGTCAACCTGCTCGTGCACCAACCCGAGCAAAGGCTTCGGCTTGGACTGGGACGCGCCCTTCAGCTTCGCCGACAGCACCATCTTCGCGCTGCTCGGCTGCTCTGCCACTTCGTCTGTCTACAGCTCCGGAGGCAGCGCCGCGCCGCGCTGTGATCCTACCGGCGCGCCGGTTTGTAACCTGCTTAATTCGTGCCAAGCCGTGAGCCTAGTTGAGACGCCAGTTTCCAGCTGCTGCGTCTACACTCCGGTAGATCTTGGGCCGGCGTTTGAGATGGATCTGCAGAAGCTGCAGTGCAGCTCGTACGCCGGAATCTATGGCTTCGACGGCAAGAACGACGATCCTCGCACCTGGAATTACGGCCTGGCGCTGAAATACAAGTTTAACTTCAATAATGACTATCCGGGAATGTGTGCGAGCTGTGAGAGAAGCAATGGAGTTTGTGGGTATTCTGGGAACGATAATTCCTTCCTCTGCAATTGTCCGAGCGGTCTCAACATGACGACGGAGTGTTTCTTTGCTGCGTCTTGGAGCAATAGCTTGGTTTTGCTTCCATGGCAAGCTG GGACCTGGTTGATGTGCGGTTTGGCATGGTTTATGGTCATGCTGTAG